A window of Pseudomonas putida genomic DNA:
GTGCCTTTGCCATGGGTCAGGTTCATGATCTCTTCCACGGCCTTTTGCTCGACCGCGTTGATGGGGGTTGCGCCAAGCTGCGCGGCCAGCCTCAAACGGTCCGGCTGGTTGTCGATCACGAACACCTGGGAGGCACCTTTGATGATTGCCGAATAGGCCGCCATCAGCCCGACAGGGCCTGCTCCATAAATCGCAATGCTCTCGCCCGGTAGCAGGCCGGCCAGCTCTGTTGCATGCCAACCGGTGGGAAAAATATCCGAAAGCATGACGTAGTCATCTTCACGTTCCTGGGCGTCCTCCGGCAGCACCAGGCAGTTGAAATCGGCGTATGGCACACGCAACAGCTCGGCCTGGCCGCCTTGATAGGGCCCCATGTCGGCAAAGCCGTATGCTGCGCCGGCAGCGCCCGGGTTGGCAGTGAGGCAGAAACCTGTGAGGCCTTTTTCGCAGTTTTCGCAAAATCCGCAGCCGATGTTGAAAGGCAGGCTGACCCAGTCGCCGACCTTGACCCGGTCCACCCCGGCGCCCACCTCGATCACCTCACCGAGGTTTTCATGGCCGAACACACGCCCGGCCTCGAACGATGTGCGCCCCTCATACATGTGAAGGTCGGACCCGCAGATGTTGGTAGTGGTGATGCGCACCAGCACGTCTGTAGGTTTCTCGATCCTTGCATCGGCAACATTCCTCACGGCAACGTCACGCGGTGCGTTGTATACGATTGCTTTCATGCTGAACTCCAGAAGCCAGGGGCGCTGGAAATGCGCCCTACCCTGTTGGGGTAATGGCGTTACCTCTTGTGTTCAGTGCCGTGCGTGAAAACCAGATCAGTGGCGCTAATGACCTTGGCCATTTCCGAGGTGCCAGCCCAACCGATCTGCTCATAGACCGGCTTGCCCGTACGGGTAGCGTGCAGGACAGCGAAGCTGATTCCTCGGCGGGCGAACTCGGCGTCCGCTGCCTGCATCAAGGCCGACGCCAGGCCTCGGCGGCGGTAGGCTGGCTGGACGAACACATTCAACACGTAACCACGCTTGTCCTGGGTCGGGTGCGATGGATGGGGAGGCCAATCGATGCTCATCAGGCCAATGGCTGCGACCGCTTGGTCGCCATCCAGGAGTTTGAATCCGTAATACCGACCGTCAGCGAGGCGCTTCTCCAGCCATGGGCGAAAGTGCTGAGTCATGAGCCGCAGTTCTTCAGGGTCTCCACCCGCTTCAAGAAACATTTCCTGGCGGTGCAAGCAGATCATTTCTACGTCTGATGGCCCCACCGGCCGGCACTCCAGACCGGAAAATGCTACACATCCTTGTAATTCGCTCATCGGTTACCCCGCCTCAGCATCGATTCACCAGAAGCCAGCCTAGGGTATCTTCCGGCACGCAACAACTTGCATCTGTCAAAGCAGCTCGGGGAATGCAGCACCAAGCAAGCCGGGATCCTTCAGGATCGATGCGCTGCTGGCGATATCCGGGGCCAGCCAACGGTCCTGGGCATAGGCCGGAACCCGCTCGCGCAACAAGCGCCAGGCAACGCTGGTACCCGCGCCAAAGCGCTGCGCCTTGAGGAACTCGAAGGCCTGGGCCGCCAACAGGTATTCGATGGCGAGGATCTGCGTACAGTTCTCCAGGGCGCGGTGCAGCTTCAGCCCAGCATTGGTCCCCATGCTCAAGTGGTCTTCCTGCAGGCCGGAGGTGACGTAGTTGTCGACGACGGCCGGTTGTGCCAGCTGACGGTTTTCCGCACACAGTGAAGCGGCCACGTACTGGACAATCATCATCCCCGAATTCACCCCCGGCTGACTGACCAGGAAGGCCGGCAAACCGCTGACCAACGGGTTGATCAGGCGATCGAGACGACGCTCGGCAATCGCTCCGATCTCGGCTACCGCAATTGCCAGCAAGTCGGCCGCCATGGCCACGGACTGGCCGTGCGGATTCGCCTGGGAAACCACCCGATACGCCTCGGGGGTGCCCAGCAACATCGGGTTGTCGGTCGTGGAGTTGAGTTCGGTTTCGATCTGCCGCGCAGCGTGCTCCAGTTGATCGCGCGCAGCGCCATGAACCTGCGGGATCGAACGAATGCTCAAGGCGTCCTGGGTGCGAATGCCTTGGCTGCTGGCAATGACTTCGCTGCCTTCGAGCAGGCGCCGCAGGTTACTGCCCACGCGCTGCATGCCAGGGTGTGGTTTCATCGCGATGATTTCAGGGTCGAAGGCAGCGAGCTGGCCGCGCAGGGCCTCGAAGCTCATGGCGCTGATAACGTCCGCCCACTGGCTCAACCGCGTGGCGTCGTCCAGGGACAGGCAGCTCAGGCCAGTCATGCACGGGGTACCGTTGACCAGGCACAGGCCATCCTTGGCACCCAGTCTGACCGGCGCCAGGCCGACCTCGGCC
This region includes:
- the hutH gene encoding histidine ammonia-lyase, coding for MSFAEKIIIADAPVRWQDVVAVARHGARLELAPSAWARIENAQAIVQRIVSSGDRAYGVNTGLGALCNVSLQDEQLSQLSHNTLLSHACGVGAALSDEQTRAIMCAAIINFCQGRSGLQRKVVEALLTLLNQHVTPQVPKQGSVGYLTHMAHISISLLGVGQVSYRGQIMPAQQALAEVGLAPVRLGAKDGLCLVNGTPCMTGLSCLSLDDATRLSQWADVISAMSFEALRGQLAAFDPEIIAMKPHPGMQRVGSNLRRLLEGSEVIASSQGIRTQDALSIRSIPQVHGAARDQLEHAARQIETELNSTTDNPMLLGTPEAYRVVSQANPHGQSVAMAADLLAIAVAEIGAIAERRLDRLINPLVSGLPAFLVSQPGVNSGMMIVQYVAASLCAENRQLAQPAVVDNYVTSGLQEDHLSMGTNAGLKLHRALENCTQILAIEYLLAAQAFEFLKAQRFGAGTSVAWRLLRERVPAYAQDRWLAPDIASSASILKDPGLLGAAFPELL
- a CDS encoding GNAT family N-acetyltransferase is translated as MSELQGCVAFSGLECRPVGPSDVEMICLHRQEMFLEAGGDPEELRLMTQHFRPWLEKRLADGRYYGFKLLDGDQAVAAIGLMSIDWPPHPSHPTQDKRGYVLNVFVQPAYRRRGLASALMQAADAEFARRGISFAVLHATRTGKPVYEQIGWAGTSEMAKVISATDLVFTHGTEHKR
- a CDS encoding glutathione-independent formaldehyde dehydrogenase, with translation MKAIVYNAPRDVAVRNVADARIEKPTDVLVRITTTNICGSDLHMYEGRTSFEAGRVFGHENLGEVIEVGAGVDRVKVGDWVSLPFNIGCGFCENCEKGLTGFCLTANPGAAGAAYGFADMGPYQGGQAELLRVPYADFNCLVLPEDAQEREDDYVMLSDIFPTGWHATELAGLLPGESIAIYGAGPVGLMAAYSAIIKGASQVFVIDNQPDRLRLAAQLGATPINAVEQKAVEEIMNLTHGKGTDRGCECVGYQCCDKHGHEANYLTMNNLVASTKATGGIGVVGVFVPEDPGAKNDLAKQGKMAFDFGAFWFKGQFIRTGQANVKAYNRRLAQLIHHGRATPSQIISHRLTLAEGPDAYKHFDARDDGWTKVVLKPAA